The proteins below are encoded in one region of Fibrella aestuarina BUZ 2:
- the guaB gene encoding IMP dehydrogenase: protein MSLDASKFLYEALTYDDVLLLPAYSEVLPRDTNTNAQLTRAIRLNVPLVSAAMDTVTESDLAIAMAQEGGIGIIHKNMSIERQAEQVRKVKRSESGMIIDPITLTEGSTLADAHRIMRESKIGGIPVIDDNGTLIGILTNRDLRFQRDLSQPVTAIMTRENLITAKAGLSLEDAESILQEYKIEKLPIVDDQYKLVGLITYKDILKRKSHPNACKDELGRLRVGAAVGVTPDLLQRIEALVKAGVDVISVDTAHGHSRGVLDAVQNIKATYPKLQVIAGNVATGEGAKALADAGADAVKVGVGPGSICTTRIIAGIGMPQLTAVYEAAKALRGTGVPVVADGGIRFSGDITKAIAGGASTVMIGSLLAGTEEAPGEVVLYEGRRFKSYRGMGSVEAMEDGSKDRYFQDAEDDIKKLVPEGIVGRVPFKGKVSEIVYQMVGGLKAGMGYCGAASIEALQEAKFVKITTAGSKESHPHDIQISKEAPNYSSR from the coding sequence ATGAGCTTAGACGCCAGCAAGTTTCTGTACGAAGCGCTTACCTACGACGACGTACTGCTGCTCCCCGCCTACTCGGAGGTTCTGCCGAGAGACACCAACACCAACGCCCAGCTTACCCGCGCCATTCGCCTGAATGTGCCGCTTGTGTCTGCCGCGATGGACACCGTCACCGAGTCGGATCTGGCCATTGCGATGGCACAAGAAGGCGGTATCGGTATTATCCACAAAAACATGAGCATCGAACGGCAGGCCGAGCAGGTCCGCAAGGTGAAACGCTCAGAGAGTGGGATGATCATTGACCCCATCACGCTCACCGAAGGCTCTACCCTCGCCGACGCGCACCGGATCATGCGCGAATCCAAAATCGGCGGCATTCCCGTCATTGACGACAACGGCACGCTCATTGGTATCCTGACCAACCGCGACCTGCGTTTCCAGCGCGATCTGTCGCAGCCCGTTACGGCGATCATGACCCGCGAAAACCTGATCACGGCCAAAGCCGGGCTCTCGCTGGAAGATGCCGAAAGCATTTTGCAGGAATACAAAATCGAGAAACTGCCCATCGTCGACGATCAGTACAAGCTGGTGGGCCTGATTACCTACAAAGACATTCTGAAGCGCAAAAGCCACCCCAACGCCTGCAAAGACGAACTGGGCCGGCTGCGCGTGGGGGCCGCCGTTGGCGTCACGCCCGACCTGCTGCAACGCATTGAGGCGCTGGTGAAAGCGGGCGTCGATGTGATCAGCGTTGACACGGCCCACGGCCATTCACGCGGTGTCCTGGATGCCGTGCAGAACATCAAAGCAACGTACCCGAAACTCCAGGTAATCGCGGGCAACGTGGCGACGGGTGAAGGGGCCAAAGCCCTCGCCGATGCCGGTGCCGACGCCGTGAAAGTGGGCGTTGGACCGGGCAGTATCTGCACCACGCGGATTATTGCCGGGATCGGGATGCCGCAGCTGACGGCCGTTTATGAAGCGGCTAAAGCCCTGCGTGGCACGGGGGTGCCGGTGGTGGCCGACGGTGGCATCCGTTTCTCGGGCGACATTACCAAGGCCATTGCCGGTGGGGCCAGCACGGTCATGATTGGCTCGCTACTGGCCGGCACGGAAGAGGCGCCCGGTGAGGTAGTCCTCTACGAAGGCCGCCGCTTCAAAAGCTACCGGGGCATGGGTTCGGTCGAAGCGATGGAAGACGGCTCGAAAGACCGCTACTTCCAGGATGCCGAAGACGACATCAAGAAGCTCGTGCCGGAAGGCATCGTGGGCCGGGTGCCATTCAAAGGCAAAGTGTCGGAGATCGTTTACCAGATGGTCGGTGGATTGAAAGCCGGTATGGGGTACTGTGGCGCCGCTTCCATCGAAGCGTTACAGGAGGCCAAGTTTGTGAAAATCACCACGGCCGGTTCCAAAGAGAGCCACCCGCACGACATTCAGATTTCGAAAGAAGCGCCGAATTATTCGTCGCGGTAA
- a CDS encoding VF530 family protein yields the protein MPQEQPNNPLHGITLAQILEQLVQHYGWQELAERIPINCFRSNPSLKSSLTFLRKTPWARERVEGLYLKLRRQTQS from the coding sequence ATGCCTCAGGAGCAACCCAATAACCCGCTGCACGGTATCACACTCGCCCAGATTCTTGAGCAGTTGGTGCAGCATTATGGCTGGCAGGAACTGGCCGAACGCATTCCGATCAACTGTTTTCGCAGTAACCCCAGCCTGAAATCGAGCCTGACGTTCCTGCGGAAGACGCCCTGGGCCCGGGAGCGCGTGGAAGGCTTGTACCTGAAGCTGAGGCGACAAACGCAGTCTTAA
- a CDS encoding metallophosphoesterase family protein, which produces MKIAFITDIHIGAEGEMPAGVDVRANFLKTLDAIRASKPNCLVLGGDLCFDVGVREIYRWIYEQLQDLPCMWFAIPGNHDDSVMLAEELHLTRHLNGNELYSATPLEGYPALFLDSSRGVFSDAQWTWLADELAAIHHNALIFCHHPVLPADTKFMDVKYPFKQQDLWLEITEELPCRMQVISGHYHCEAVAQRANTTVFITPSTYIQLDPDTADLKLDKTPPYYREITVTPHGLTTRVISV; this is translated from the coding sequence ATGAAAATTGCATTCATCACCGACATTCACATTGGCGCCGAAGGCGAGATGCCGGCGGGCGTCGATGTGCGGGCCAATTTCCTGAAAACACTCGATGCCATCCGGGCCTCCAAGCCTAACTGCCTGGTGCTGGGCGGCGACCTGTGTTTCGATGTCGGGGTGCGCGAGATTTACCGCTGGATCTACGAGCAGCTTCAGGATTTACCCTGCATGTGGTTCGCCATTCCGGGTAATCACGACGACTCGGTGATGCTGGCCGAAGAGCTGCACCTGACGCGCCACCTCAACGGCAACGAACTCTACAGCGCCACTCCGCTCGAAGGCTATCCGGCGTTGTTTCTCGATTCGTCGCGCGGGGTTTTTTCGGATGCCCAATGGACCTGGCTGGCTGATGAACTGGCCGCGATTCACCATAATGCACTGATCTTCTGTCACCACCCGGTGCTGCCTGCCGATACCAAGTTCATGGATGTCAAGTACCCGTTCAAACAGCAGGATCTGTGGCTCGAAATCACGGAAGAACTGCCCTGCCGGATGCAGGTGATTAGCGGGCATTACCACTGCGAGGCGGTGGCGCAGCGGGCCAATACCACGGTGTTTATTACCCCCTCCACCTACATTCAGCTCGACCCGGATACCGCCGATCTGAAGCTGGACAAAACTCCGCCCTACTACCGCGAAATCACGGTAACCCCCCACGGTCTGACTACCCGGGTTATCAGCGTTTAG
- a CDS encoding TolC family protein, which translates to MSRNGTLLLLTTLWMGTAWGQTVVPTVQEALALARRNNPELINARQNRLVQEQQRVASRAALRPQARLYSNLDYNYALPVQLIPLSLFGGGSDEYRSVRFGLPFVLLATGEITAPLVNRAARADLALAEQNLRIIDDQTLVLQDEISTQTARVYHAALLTRAAIALTRRNLLAADTLVQIARARLDKGQIEPLEYNRIRQVQLTTADVLSQNQLSYGRNLAQLKLLLGLAPTDSLLLTDDLLKASQAPGPLPDATSLDRPQLSMRRAQLDLARRQIGREQLAFWPTLAAYGRYSQQAQRDQFNFLNVSQRWFEIGVVGVQFNLPLYTGGLRQGNLARARLLVQLAESQLAYEQHRQQTDTDDIRQAYDQALRSLELNRQNDELSRQNVQIALVKYRSGLFAYDQYLNVFNETLTAQNRYLNALSTLFINQTLWQIRFGQ; encoded by the coding sequence ATGAGTAGAAACGGTACACTCTTGTTGCTCACGACCTTATGGATGGGGACGGCTTGGGGACAAACCGTGGTGCCGACGGTGCAGGAGGCGCTGGCATTGGCCCGGCGCAACAACCCTGAACTCATCAACGCCCGCCAAAACCGGCTGGTGCAGGAGCAGCAACGGGTGGCTAGCCGGGCCGCCCTGCGCCCACAAGCCCGGCTCTACAGCAACCTCGATTACAACTACGCGCTGCCTGTGCAACTGATTCCGCTCAGCCTGTTTGGCGGTGGCAGTGATGAGTACCGGAGCGTGCGGTTTGGGCTGCCTTTTGTGCTGCTGGCAACGGGCGAAATCACGGCGCCACTCGTCAACCGGGCCGCCCGGGCTGACCTGGCGCTGGCCGAGCAAAACCTGCGCATCATCGACGATCAGACGCTGGTCTTGCAGGATGAAATCTCGACGCAGACAGCGCGGGTGTACCACGCGGCGCTGCTGACGCGCGCCGCCATTGCCCTGACCCGGCGTAACCTGCTGGCCGCCGATACACTCGTGCAGATTGCCCGCGCCCGGCTCGACAAAGGCCAAATCGAACCCCTCGAATACAACCGCATCCGGCAGGTGCAGCTCACGACCGCCGACGTGCTGTCACAGAATCAGTTAAGCTATGGTCGTAATCTGGCGCAGTTAAAGCTGCTGCTGGGTCTGGCCCCGACCGACAGCCTGCTGTTAACCGACGACTTGTTGAAAGCTTCCCAAGCGCCTGGCCCACTCCCCGACGCTACCTCCCTCGACCGACCGCAGCTCAGCATGCGCCGCGCTCAACTCGACCTGGCCCGGAGGCAGATCGGCCGGGAACAACTGGCGTTCTGGCCTACACTGGCTGCCTACGGGCGCTACTCGCAGCAGGCGCAGCGCGATCAGTTCAATTTTCTGAATGTGTCGCAGCGGTGGTTCGAGATTGGCGTGGTGGGTGTGCAGTTCAATCTGCCGCTCTACACGGGTGGCCTGCGACAGGGTAACCTGGCTCGGGCGCGGCTGCTAGTGCAACTGGCCGAATCGCAATTGGCCTACGAGCAGCACCGTCAGCAAACCGATACCGACGATATCCGGCAGGCGTATGATCAGGCCTTGCGCTCGCTCGAACTGAACCGGCAAAATGACGAACTAAGCCGCCAGAATGTACAGATCGCCCTTGTCAAATACCGGTCGGGGCTGTTTGCCTATGACCAGTATCTGAACGTGTTTAACGAAACCTTGACGGCACAAAATCGCTACCTGAATGCGCTCTCGACCCTGTTTATTAACCAGACCCTCTGGCAGATTCGGTTTGGGCAGTAA
- a CDS encoding LOG family protein, whose protein sequence is MAVSAPPPTVSDAVSSKTPPLLDALTQALEGPKSRQSELRFIVQVGWQFLKGLRTLHFVGSCVTVFGSARFGEGHPYYELARQMGGRIQALGFTVMTGGGPGLMEAANRGAYEAGGRSVGCNIRLPFEQLPNPYLHTSVTIDFFFVRKVLLLKYSYAFVVMPGGWGTMDELFETLTLVQTGVVHQFPVVLMGRDYYQPLLDYMQQMIRAGTISETDLKLVCLTDDVDQAQAHIQAYVQQHYTIVRRQKPLWWLLERV, encoded by the coding sequence ATGGCTGTTTCTGCACCGCCCCCAACCGTCAGCGACGCTGTTTCGTCGAAAACGCCCCCGCTGCTCGACGCGCTGACGCAAGCCCTGGAGGGGCCCAAAAGCCGCCAGTCGGAGTTGCGGTTTATCGTTCAGGTTGGCTGGCAATTTCTGAAAGGCCTGCGGACGCTGCACTTCGTGGGGTCCTGCGTGACGGTATTTGGCTCGGCCCGGTTCGGCGAAGGGCACCCCTATTATGAACTGGCGCGGCAGATGGGAGGGCGGATTCAGGCGCTCGGCTTCACGGTGATGACGGGCGGTGGCCCCGGCCTGATGGAAGCCGCCAACCGGGGTGCCTACGAAGCGGGTGGTCGTTCGGTAGGCTGTAACATTCGCCTGCCGTTTGAACAACTCCCCAACCCGTATTTGCACACCAGCGTCACCATCGATTTTTTCTTTGTCAGAAAAGTACTGTTGCTGAAATATTCATACGCCTTTGTGGTGATGCCCGGCGGCTGGGGCACGATGGACGAACTGTTTGAAACCCTGACGCTGGTACAAACGGGCGTGGTGCATCAGTTTCCGGTCGTGCTGATGGGCCGCGACTATTACCAGCCGTTGCTCGACTACATGCAGCAAATGATCCGGGCGGGCACCATCAGCGAAACGGACCTGAAACTCGTTTGCCTGACCGACGATGTGGACCAGGCTCAGGCCCATATTCAGGCGTATGTGCAACAGCATTATACGATTGTCCGGCGGCAGAAACCGCTGTGGTGGTTGCTGGAACGCGTCTGA
- a CDS encoding DUF2306 domain-containing protein, with product MKTLLTSLTITHILAGVIALLVGVIPMLVQKGNRLHNRAGLVYVWCMIVVAVTAILLCTLQPFRMMRLFLSGIAMLSFYFCMSGWRATKQKKGQVTLFDRALVYTALGCGLAMALFGTYLLARHGFQFLPIVFTFFGLLLTRFGVQDVQQMRQPAEKMHWFFQHFTRMGASYIATFTAAAVTNQRLLTPADAPEWVATAVWIAPSILGGVLIGRTVAYYKQKFAPAI from the coding sequence ATGAAAACGCTGCTAACCTCTCTGACGATTACCCATATTCTGGCCGGTGTCATTGCCCTGCTCGTCGGTGTTATCCCGATGCTGGTTCAAAAAGGAAACCGCCTGCACAACCGCGCCGGGCTGGTGTATGTCTGGTGCATGATCGTGGTGGCCGTAACGGCCATACTCCTTTGTACGCTGCAACCCTTCAGGATGATGCGCCTGTTTCTGTCAGGCATTGCCATGCTCAGCTTTTATTTCTGCATGTCGGGCTGGCGAGCTACCAAACAGAAAAAGGGGCAGGTAACCCTGTTTGACCGGGCGCTGGTCTATACGGCACTGGGCTGCGGGCTGGCAATGGCGCTGTTCGGCACGTACCTGCTCGCGCGGCACGGCTTTCAGTTTCTGCCCATCGTCTTCACTTTTTTTGGGCTGCTGTTAACCCGTTTTGGCGTACAGGATGTACAACAAATGCGGCAGCCCGCCGAAAAGATGCACTGGTTTTTTCAGCACTTTACCCGCATGGGCGCCTCGTACATCGCTACGTTTACCGCCGCTGCCGTTACCAACCAGCGCCTGCTGACGCCCGCCGACGCGCCCGAATGGGTCGCAACGGCGGTCTGGATTGCGCCGTCGATACTGGGCGGGGTGCTGATCGGGCGGACGGTGGCGTACTACAAACAGAAGTTTGCGCCCGCCATCTGA
- a CDS encoding M36 family metallopeptidase, which produces MNPPFTGRTPFAAILLTLLCLAGYGAYAQSDIETAKQYVRQYGQAQAISPADVDELIVSSAYLSPTTGWYHVYFNQGYRSIEVYNRLMNVVLTGGQVTYLTHNFVPISADLPTIGSIKNTLTPLDALRKATAHVGMPALDAGPIRELNTVRLGDGTLTKTVYAAAAVSHDPVNVKLCWLPIDVDRKGESVVDKLQLTWNVTFLTPDGKNRWNIHLDANTGVVVRQFDELIHCEFGTPAHAHTPLVSPGKVPDRAVGLPARPLAANSYTVFDHPLESPSFGARTVSTNPYTRFVPSGTGPGATNGWHTDGSTSYTITRGNNVWAQEDTNANDGVGASPASATLDFDYPYTQGLNTAAANQNAAITNLFYWSNVIHDVLWRYGFDEPSGNFQQTNLDRGGAGNDHVLADAQDGAGTNNANFSIPPDGGNGRMQMYLWTGNSYQPDGSFDNGIVSHEYGHGWSVRLTGGPANSSCLQNVEQPGEGWSDYLALMLTTNWSSLSANVASANVPRGIGTYVLGQPTTGSGIRLYRYSYDKATVNNPVTYAKVGDVSFSRPHGIGSIWATMLWDMTWEIILQDGQIEATIYSTPANVTAMRGNVAALKLVNEGLRLQPCSPSFVQSRDAILQADQLLFNGRYRCAIGRAFARRGLGANASTGNSSNDRIVIEDFTPIDGANLSSPTTATICTGTVFAYTATSGTAGLTYAWSRPAVSGISNTSATGSSATVNETLVNTTNSPITVTYSFSISPNACGAVSVVPVNVLVSPIVTPTVGTYSICQNATVPAGQGLVVPISLLGTLSGTLTTSSPTYAHATGDNVTVYSPGSTVYYRSYTFTAPASGTQTFEITAAALSDGGNNDTYLALYQTTFNPASPGINFLRGDDDSGVDRLSKLTHSLVQGTTYVIVVSAYNNGVTGSYTMQASTPLFVGGTPNWFTSASGGSAIFTGTVFNPVGVAGAGVPNTATPGTTTFYVSTAESVACRRATTFTILTTAPPTVTSTTLTQGNSVVLSASGCTGTTALLRWYQTVGDGEVSMPVSPTVTTQYYARCQRTTGSLTCLSDKSLNSTVMVVPGTSVESVTSGLWNAPSTWSCNCVPNGTLPVRILHTVTVPDAYTGQAKGIRFSGNGKLSVQGSGQVATLN; this is translated from the coding sequence ATGAATCCACCGTTTACCGGACGTACCCCGTTTGCTGCTATACTGCTGACGCTACTCTGCCTGGCGGGTTATGGGGCCTACGCCCAGTCTGACATCGAAACGGCGAAGCAGTATGTGCGCCAGTATGGGCAAGCCCAGGCAATCAGCCCGGCCGATGTCGACGAACTGATTGTATCGAGCGCTTACCTGTCGCCGACCACGGGTTGGTACCACGTTTATTTCAATCAGGGCTATCGGTCGATTGAGGTCTACAACCGGTTAATGAACGTGGTGCTAACGGGCGGGCAGGTAACGTACCTGACGCATAATTTTGTCCCTATTTCGGCCGACTTGCCCACGATTGGCTCAATCAAAAACACCCTGACGCCCCTCGACGCGCTCCGGAAAGCGACGGCTCATGTAGGGATGCCCGCGCTCGATGCGGGTCCGATTCGGGAACTCAATACGGTCAGGCTGGGTGATGGCACGCTCACGAAGACGGTGTACGCCGCCGCTGCCGTTTCCCACGACCCCGTCAACGTGAAGCTTTGCTGGCTGCCAATCGACGTGGACCGGAAGGGTGAGAGCGTGGTCGATAAACTACAACTCACCTGGAACGTAACGTTTCTGACCCCCGACGGCAAAAACCGCTGGAACATCCACCTAGACGCCAATACGGGGGTGGTGGTGCGGCAGTTCGATGAACTCATTCACTGCGAGTTCGGTACGCCCGCCCATGCGCATACTCCGCTGGTGAGCCCTGGTAAAGTACCTGATCGTGCGGTTGGCTTGCCCGCCAGGCCTTTGGCTGCCAACAGCTACACGGTGTTTGATCATCCGCTGGAAAGTCCCAGTTTCGGCGCGCGCACTGTTTCAACTAATCCGTATACCCGTTTCGTACCCAGTGGTACGGGGCCGGGCGCTACCAACGGCTGGCACACGGATGGCAGTACGAGCTACACCATCACCCGGGGCAACAATGTCTGGGCGCAGGAAGATACCAATGCCAACGATGGGGTAGGGGCCAGCCCTGCATCGGCCACGCTGGACTTCGACTACCCGTATACGCAGGGGCTAAACACCGCCGCGGCCAACCAGAATGCCGCTATAACCAACCTGTTTTACTGGAGCAACGTGATCCACGATGTGCTCTGGCGGTATGGCTTCGACGAGCCCAGCGGGAATTTTCAGCAGACCAACCTGGACCGGGGCGGAGCCGGTAACGACCACGTACTGGCCGACGCCCAGGATGGCGCAGGCACCAACAATGCCAATTTTTCGATCCCACCCGATGGGGGCAACGGCCGGATGCAGATGTATCTGTGGACGGGAAACAGCTACCAGCCCGACGGTTCGTTCGACAATGGCATTGTTTCGCACGAATACGGCCACGGCTGGTCGGTTCGCCTGACGGGTGGCCCGGCCAACTCGTCGTGCCTGCAAAACGTGGAGCAGCCGGGCGAGGGCTGGAGCGATTACTTGGCCTTGATGCTGACAACCAACTGGTCGTCGCTGAGTGCCAACGTCGCCAGTGCGAACGTGCCCCGCGGCATCGGCACCTACGTGCTGGGCCAGCCAACCACCGGGTCAGGCATCCGGCTGTATCGCTATTCGTACGATAAGGCAACCGTCAACAACCCGGTCACGTATGCGAAGGTGGGCGACGTCAGTTTTTCGCGGCCCCACGGTATCGGCTCGATCTGGGCGACGATGCTGTGGGATATGACCTGGGAAATCATCTTGCAGGATGGGCAGATCGAAGCGACCATCTACAGCACCCCAGCCAACGTAACGGCGATGCGCGGCAACGTGGCGGCGCTGAAGCTGGTCAACGAAGGGCTGCGCCTGCAACCATGTAGCCCCAGTTTTGTGCAGTCGCGGGATGCCATCCTGCAGGCCGATCAGCTGCTGTTCAATGGCCGCTACCGCTGCGCCATCGGTCGGGCGTTTGCGCGGCGCGGGCTGGGGGCCAACGCCTCAACGGGCAATTCGTCGAACGACCGGATCGTGATTGAAGATTTTACGCCCATCGATGGAGCCAACCTGAGCTCGCCCACCACCGCCACGATCTGCACGGGAACGGTTTTTGCCTACACGGCTACCTCCGGCACGGCGGGCCTGACCTACGCCTGGTCGCGGCCTGCGGTGTCGGGTATCAGCAACACCAGCGCCACGGGCAGTTCGGCCACCGTCAATGAAACGCTCGTCAATACCACCAATTCACCCATCACCGTCACCTACAGCTTTTCGATCAGCCCGAATGCGTGCGGCGCCGTATCGGTCGTGCCGGTCAATGTACTGGTCAGCCCCATCGTGACGCCGACGGTAGGTACCTATTCGATTTGCCAGAATGCCACCGTGCCCGCCGGTCAGGGGCTGGTGGTACCGATCAGCCTGCTGGGTACGTTGAGCGGAACCCTAACTACCAGTTCACCCACCTATGCCCATGCTACCGGCGACAATGTAACGGTATACAGCCCCGGTTCGACGGTATACTACCGCTCATACACGTTTACGGCTCCGGCCAGTGGTACCCAAACGTTTGAGATCACCGCCGCTGCCCTAAGCGACGGGGGGAACAACGACACGTACCTGGCGCTGTATCAGACGACGTTTAACCCGGCGAGCCCCGGCATTAATTTTCTGCGGGGCGACGATGACAGCGGCGTCGACCGGTTGTCGAAACTAACGCATTCGCTGGTGCAGGGGACCACCTATGTCATCGTGGTGTCGGCGTATAACAATGGCGTAACGGGCAGTTATACCATGCAGGCAAGCACCCCCCTGTTTGTGGGCGGCACGCCAAACTGGTTCACCAGCGCCAGTGGTGGGTCGGCTATCTTCACCGGCACCGTCTTCAATCCGGTGGGCGTTGCAGGGGCGGGGGTACCCAATACGGCAACGCCGGGAACTACCACCTTCTACGTCTCGACGGCCGAGTCGGTAGCTTGCCGTCGCGCTACCACGTTTACCATCCTGACTACCGCCCCGCCTACGGTGACCAGCACCACCCTCACGCAGGGGAACTCGGTGGTGCTGAGCGCCAGCGGGTGTACAGGCACAACGGCCCTACTCCGATGGTACCAGACGGTTGGCGATGGTGAGGTGAGTATGCCCGTCTCCCCCACCGTTACCACCCAGTACTACGCCCGCTGCCAGCGAACAACGGGTAGCCTGACCTGCCTGAGCGACAAGAGCCTCAATAGCACCGTTATGGTTGTGCCCGGTACGTCCGTTGAGTCGGTGACCTCGGGCCTTTGGAACGCGCCGTCGACCTGGAGCTGCAACTGCGTTCCCAATGGTACCCTGCCCGTCCGGATCTTGCATACCGTGACGGTACCCGATGCCTACACGGGGCAGGCCAAAGGCATTCGGTTCAGCGGGAATGGAAAACTATCGGTGCAGGGGTCGGGGCAGGTAGCGACGCTCAACTAA
- a CDS encoding efflux RND transporter periplasmic adaptor subunit: MRSRPCLLTRPSGRFGLGSKPHLITHGFVFLALLSGCQPRQETTRPAYNDLTEAVYASGNVLPRDEYILRADADGTLQQRLVNEGDTVRKGQLLFVLESATEEARRQAAAAVLRQSQANLQRDSPVLAELENGVHNARTRLRNDSVNYVRFRELYAQNATSRAELERAELNYTLAQNTLRAQQNTLQRTRNQLGVDVANSRSQLVTTEVAGQNTRIRSFVDGKVYEVYKDPGELVRPGDQLALLGSGRRLYAQLSVDESDFGRLRAGQEVLLKTDAYGDRVFKARVTKVYPKLNRADQSFRVDAEFSDGQPDAYYGLTLEANIIINQHRRVLTIPKTYVVGTDSVWIDQAGKPQKIRFRKGAENFDLVEVKGGLTENTTLISKE; the protein is encoded by the coding sequence ATGCGCTCTCGACCCTGTTTATTAACCAGACCCTCTGGCAGATTCGGTTTGGGCAGTAAGCCCCACCTGATCACGCATGGGTTTGTCTTTTTGGCGTTGTTGTCCGGCTGTCAACCTCGTCAGGAAACCACCCGCCCGGCCTACAACGACCTTACCGAAGCGGTGTATGCTTCGGGTAATGTGTTGCCCCGCGATGAATACATCCTGCGGGCCGACGCCGACGGGACGCTGCAACAGCGGCTGGTGAACGAAGGGGATACCGTGCGGAAAGGCCAGCTCCTGTTTGTGCTCGAAAGCGCCACCGAAGAAGCCCGTCGGCAGGCCGCCGCGGCGGTACTGCGGCAGTCGCAGGCCAATTTGCAACGCGATTCACCAGTGCTGGCCGAACTGGAAAATGGGGTACACAACGCCCGTACCCGGCTGCGTAACGATTCGGTCAACTACGTTCGGTTTCGTGAATTATACGCCCAGAACGCTACCTCCCGCGCCGAACTCGAACGGGCCGAGCTGAACTACACGCTGGCGCAAAATACCTTGCGGGCCCAGCAGAATACGCTGCAACGTACCCGGAACCAACTGGGCGTCGACGTGGCCAACAGCCGGAGCCAACTGGTGACGACTGAAGTGGCAGGCCAGAATACCCGTATCCGCAGTTTCGTGGACGGCAAGGTATACGAGGTCTACAAAGACCCCGGCGAACTGGTTCGGCCCGGCGATCAACTGGCCCTGCTGGGCAGTGGTCGCCGCCTGTATGCCCAATTGTCGGTCGATGAAAGTGATTTCGGACGGCTACGGGCCGGTCAGGAGGTGCTCTTGAAAACCGATGCCTACGGCGACCGCGTGTTTAAGGCCCGCGTGACGAAGGTGTATCCCAAGCTAAACCGCGCGGATCAATCGTTTCGGGTCGATGCCGAATTCTCCGACGGGCAGCCCGACGCCTATTACGGACTAACGCTGGAAGCGAATATCATCATCAACCAGCATCGGCGCGTGCTGACCATTCCGAAAACCTACGTGGTCGGTACCGACAGTGTCTGGATCGACCAGGCCGGAAAACCGCAGAAAATCCGCTTCCGAAAAGGCGCCGAAAACTTTGATCTAGTCGAAGTGAAAGGCGGCCTGACGGAGAACACGACACTGATTAGTAAAGAGTGA